From the Flavimarina sp. Hel_I_48 genome, one window contains:
- a CDS encoding 3-hydroxyacyl-ACP dehydratase FabZ family protein encodes MNRDQLITRLPYDEPFLFADHIEEVSEEHIVGSYTFPEDSYFYKGHFVNHPVTPGVILTECMAQIGLVCLGIYLLAEKGHDLQSNAKVAMTENHVLFKKPVYPGEKVTVHSQKQYFRMHKLKCKVKMLNSAGEEVCSGVLSGILIPDDGN; translated from the coding sequence ATGAATAGAGACCAACTCATAACAAGGCTGCCCTATGACGAACCTTTTTTGTTTGCTGACCATATAGAGGAAGTTTCAGAGGAGCATATCGTGGGTTCCTATACGTTTCCAGAGGATTCTTATTTTTATAAAGGTCATTTTGTAAACCATCCTGTAACACCCGGGGTTATACTTACTGAATGTATGGCACAAATTGGCCTGGTATGTCTGGGGATTTATTTGTTGGCCGAAAAAGGCCATGACCTTCAAAGCAACGCAAAAGTAGCCATGACTGAAAATCATGTGCTTTTTAAAAAACCGGTTTATCCGGGTGAAAAAGTGACCGTACATTCCCAAAAGCAATACTTTAGGATGCATAAATTAAAATGTAAAGTAAAAATGCTCAACAGTGCTGGAGAAGAGGTTTGCAGCGGTGTACTTTCCGGAATTTTAATTCCTGATGATGGGAACTAA